CCCACTTACAACTCAACACTATCAACAGCACAAGCACTCGGCTTCCTTCACCTTACAGACGATGAGATGGTCAAGTACAAGAACATTCCCATTTATATGAACTACGCCACCGGATGGTTCAACTTTCCTCCCCACGAGGACACAAAGATGCTTAAGTTTGCTGTTCACGGTTGGGGCTACACTCGAGCGCCCTCAAAGGGTGACAACAACTCTGTCGAGTCCAACATCTCCGTTCCGCCTCCTATTTCTCGAGAGCGAAAGAACTTTGTTcctgctgatgctgaggaacGCCTCCGAGCCGGCTTGCGCGAGATGCTGCCTGAGCTGGCTGATCATGCCCTTGCTCGGGTAGCTCTGTGTTGGTACACAGATACACCTACTGGTGACTTCATCATGGACTATCATCCTGATTATAAGAACCTGTTTGTTGGCGGAGGCGGAAGTGGACAGTAAGTGACAGCAGCCCTTACTAACGACACCTGGCTAATCTCTCTTAGCGCGTTCAAATTTCTCCCAGTCTTGGGCGAGTGTATGACATCcgcttggaagaagaagcttcccAGTCAATTAGCAGAGAAGTGGAGGTTCCATACAGAATATTATCATCGCGAGGATACCTtccttggtgatggcagTCGAGGTGGTCCAGAAAGACGAGAGCTGAGTGCAGCCGAGAAGGCGAAATTGAACGGGGGAGAGAAGTCTAAGCTGTAGTTACCAGTCCTCCGTAAAGTACATACTACATATTCTGAACTGTCGTCACATTTCTTATCAGCAATAAAATTTCGTAAGATATATCTGAAGGTGATTGATCACCTCGACACTCACGTTATCCTTCAGCATATGTCAAGTGCATCGACAATCAACCGAACCTTTTGGTATACCACGACCAACCCATCAATCCTCTCTAGTACCACCACATGAACTGCAATAGCTACGGGCATGGGCCAAGGTCTAACCTACGGTATTCTGGTTTAAGTcaaactttatttatttagggCTGGTCAAATGCGGTTGCGCCATCAGTGCAACCCCCGGAAATCGTCTGATCGAGTCGGATGCAGCCTTGTGAGACTAGTATGGGTTTAAGCTTTAGAGATGTAGCAATAACATTCTTCAAATATGTAGACGTGTATTGCTGGATTATATAACAATCTGAACTACCTATATGCTAATGCGTTTAGTCAATGATCTTGGGCTCCATTtcgatatccttcttctttccaacgACTTCCTTCTCTTGTTGGACAGCCACATGGTTGTTAAGCAAGTGACTTGGATCACGGATGAAGCAGGCCGCGATGATGGCCAATACTCCCAGTGGAATTGTCGAGTAAAACACGGTTCTGAATGCCTTGGCGTATGTGTTTTTGAATGCCGCAGCTGTGGCTTGGAGAACTGGCTCTGTTACGTTGGGGACCTTGGCCATGGCAAAAGGGACGCCAACAGCATTCTGGATGACAGCTGGGATCAAGGTAGGCAAGTCTTTGGGTGAGTAACCCGCACCGATGGCAGCCCCAGCGATGTTATTGCCCAGGTCGCGGTTGACGATGGAGGTCAAAATCGTGCTGAACATAGCGTTACCAAGCGATCCGCCAGCGCTACGGAATGTACCCATCAGACCGGCCGAGACTCCGAGCTCCTCTTGAGGAACCAAGAGACCGGAAGAGACATAGGACAACACTGTAACCCAGGTGAAGCAGGACTGGCCGAACATGGGTAGGAGAGTCCAACCAGTCTTGTTGTTGGGAATCACGGCGGCGTACGATGCGGTGAAGGCAGTCTGCATCAGAAGGGCGAAAACAAACTGATACCGGATGTGCTTGAGCTTGTGAACAAGACTAGGCATGATCCAACCTCCAATAATGCCGGACATACTCGCGGGAACCGAGATGACACCGATTTCGATAATATCGTTAGTGAACATGAACAGAGTGCCCTGGTTGCCGAGCGTGACAACTCCCTGCCAGATCATGCCAGACACGAAGAGTACCACAAGATACACAGTGAATTCTCGGTACATGCGAAAGATCTTGATGGGGAAAAGTGGCTTCTTCGGAACGGTGAAGTCGTAGACGAAGGCTGCGATGAAGATACAGGCACCAATCGAGATAGTTGTTGCAACGAGTGTCATAGACCTATGGGTAGCACCGAGGAAGGTGACGCCGATCAGGAATACGGTAAGGCCAGTAGCAAAGAGGAGAAGTCCGATGTAGTCGAGCTCCTTGACTTGCTGCCAGCGGGTCCTCTCAAAGTCATGTTGGGGTCGAGATGGGGGAAAGTAGCAGATGAAGGTTCCGACCAGACAGATAGCAGCGTAGATTATGGTGATATAATAgcaccatctccagctcGCCTTGAGATACAGATGGGTAGCGATAAGGCCGGCCAACGAACCCCAAGGAATAGTGATGCAGAACTCGGTCCACGCCAAGCCAATACCTCTAGAAACAGGTTAGTAAAGTGATCTTGGGCCCAAATTTGAATGAAGATACATACCTATATTTGTTGGGCAGAAGCTCGCTGATTCCAGGATATGCGACCATAATGGTGCCAGCGCCAAAGCCTACCAAAGTAGTTCCAGCAACGATGTGTAGAGTGGTCTGGGAAACAGCACAAATAATCTAGCAAGCAATTCTGTTAGGCAAGAGGAATACTCCATTTTCAGAACATGTCTGGTAACTTACACCACCAACCAGGACGATAGCCTGACCGCTCAATAGTACATATCGGCGACCAAACACGTCACTCAAACCACCAGCAATAGAGAAGGCAACGGCAGAGCCAATGGACCAACTACCCGGAATCCAAGCGATGTTCTCAGTGTCTCCCAAAGCCATACCGATCTGCTGAAGAATCTGAGTAGGCATGATGAATCCGGTCGCGATGGCGGGGACGTAGGTCAGGCCCATGAACTGCGAGGAAGAGCCAATTTGTTAGTACAACCCAGATCAGCATTTTAGAGAGATTTTGAGAATATAAACTCACGAAAACAGCCAACATTGTGGAAATGGCGACTTTGGGCGTCGGCTCGAGGTCGGGGTTTTCAACATATTCAATTGAAGGGGGTCGCTGGTCATCTGCGGGCAGGGCTGACTTCTTCGCATCGCCTGTAGGCGCTACAGAAACCTCTGGGTCGGACGCCATGTTGACAGACTCCAATTGCTTTGAAGGATATCGATAATCGATCGTGGCAGAAAGAAAAGGcggttgaagctgagataTACCACCTTGAGACGTGGAGTTGTACGGGTTTGAAAAATTAGTTGACCTGGGAACGGGGTCCAGGCTTATATAGATTGACCAACTGGAAGGTTACGCTGATGGTAATTAAACTTTGGCTAGTCTGTGGTAAAGCAATTGCCCCAGGAAATTGAAATAATGCGGGGAGGCTTGACACTACTGTAACGCCCTGTGAGCAAGGAGATGGTATGCTATGGTCAGCATGGGGTAATAGCTGGCTTCTTCTACCCCGCAAGATTGTATAAGGTAAACCTCGGTCGATAAATAAATGGCATATTGTGTAAGATTGAGCAGTTCGAGGGTGAGTCAATGAGGTTGAGTCGAAACATCTGCCGTGATTGCCGCGTATGGAATCAAGGACCATGCTGAGATTGGCGGCGGCTGTCCATCACAATGAGGGGGAGAGGGATAGCTCCACGTGGGGGACTTCGATAAGACGGGAGAAACGAGGCTCTGGACCCAAGCTAGTGCAACCGAGAATCGAATGGGGCCCCAGACGGAATCTGCGGAGGAGCTCAGCCCCTTGTCTCAAGATCTTGGGGAAGCAAAGTCAAAGAGCACTTTGACCATAGATGGGATAGCATCATACAAAACGTCGGTATTTGCACCCCGAATAGTCAAGATATTCGGTCAGGCGCACACCGAGACACATGTCCGAAACCATGACAGCTTCGGGCCAGAGAAAGCTTAATATCTTGTCTCCATTCCGGTTGTCCATCACGGCAAATACTTGGCATCAGCTGGTACTCGAGGCCATATCTAGATTGCAATGCTTTATCAGGACCATCCATGTGGACTCCTCAAACAACCAATCGAAGCTCTACAATGACCGACCTACTCAAGACTGCGTGACAGGTTAAAGAACCCCGTCTGTCCCGCCTTACATCACGTAGGATTTTTTACATACCGCCACCACAAATAAAATGGCCGATTTTCGCACTAACGCCCAGTTGGTAAAGGGGAGCCCGCCCTGGACGCGCCGCATCGTATACAATGTCCAAATCCGGGCAATACAAGCGACTCTGACAACCATCGACTGGTTGGGTTCATTTAGCAAAACTTCAGCCAACGCGCCCAATATTGTCAAGACTTACAATGTGAGAGATCATTTGCCTGTGCGGTAAGTTTTCTACACAATATCTCGACACCTCGGCTTTAGTCTTTCATTTCCGAGAAGTGTCTGCATTTCGGAGTCTCTCTTTCAAGTTCCAGAGCTGATCAGCGTTGTAGCGTTTTTATTCCTTCTTCCTATGAAGCCGGTTCATCCAAGCCCCTCCCAACATTGTTTACTATTCATGGTGGTGGATTTTGCATAGGCTCCTCTCAGGATGATGACGCCTGGAACCGTTCCTTTTCCGACACTCACTCCGTGCTTGTTATTGCATTGAACTATAGCAAAGCCCCAGCAGCTCCCTTCCCCACTGGCTTAGACGATCTTGTCTCGCTGTACCACGCCGCTTTGGATGATGAGTCTCTCCCTATTGACAAAGCAAACGGTGGCCGTGTCGCTGTCTGTGGGTTCAGTGCAGGCGGCAATCTGAGCCTGGGCTTGTCTCAGCGCCTGTTCCAATCTGACCATTGCACTTGTCGTCCTCGTGCAGCCATCTCTGTCTACGGCGCACTTGATTTAAGCCGCTCTCCAGAGGCAAAAATTAGTACGCGTCAGTATAAAACGGATGCTAGTCTCGGCTCCCCGCGCACGTCCGCACgcgatctcctcctcaacatggCCCCGCTGTTCGATTGGAGTTATCTGCCCGATGGACAGGACCTGCGAGATCCTCTCGTGAGTCCTGGCCCGTGCGCTGATCCAGATGATCTCCCTCCCCATGTTTTCATCATCGCATCGGAATTGGACATGTTAGCAAAGGAGAGTTTGGAGTGCGCAACCCGCCTGGCCCGGGCAAGAGGAGGCTCCGGAATATCGGACACTGATTCCGAGATAGGTCGCTGCGGGCGTTCAGAGCCTGGAAAACCTGGGGAGCTGGAGTTGGAAGATAAGCGATTCGCATGGCAGGAAACCTTCCCTGGCGGCAGCGTCAGATGGCTCCTGGTGCCAGATGTCCTGCATGGTTTTGATAGTCTTCCCATGCGTGAAAGGGCTGGAGAGAAAGAGACGGTAAAGGATGCAGAGCTCAAGACAGAAGCATATTGCAACCTGTTAGGTGACTGGCTTCTTAACACTGTCTTCGGTGATTGAAGGAGTCATCACAGACAGAATCCCTTCAACTCTCCTTCAGCCAATCGCGAGTTACTCATTATACATAGATATTAAATACATCTTGTGCTTCTCGGCTCAAGGTTCCTTCGGCATCTTGCATATGATTAGTCCGGCTTTGACTCTGGGGAATTGCCTACTTCACAAACCACCAATAAGAGTCACTCATTACTCCGCATACACAATGTATATGAATGATAAAATAGCATAAATTTATcaatatctatctatttttCCTAACCAGTGCCAAGAGAATCTAGACTCTTCAAACCGTGTGTCTTGATTGTGTGACCGAACTTGCTGAGTGAACCGGTAGATGGAATAGGTACAGGGATATCCAGGCCTTGCAAACTATACTTGAAGGGCTCAAGTCGCATTTCGCGTAGATCCCGAGGCAGTCGGATATCCCGAGGGACTTCGGCATCAGGCGCTTAGAGTGAGACTTAGTAAGTGTAGCCTAAGCTCAGATCACTTTGTAGTCAATCTGTCTTTCACGGAACACGGGAGTAGATGATCGGATCAAACGCATTGTCCTTGCCGGCAATCTTCTTGGATGATTTGCTCAACCCATAGGTTCTCCATGCCTGCCGTTGGACTTCTTTCGAGTCGGATCATGTTTGAGAATCCTTTGTCGGCTGGATCTTGTTATACAATTGGGTTTGTGGTCAGAATTTCAAAGAGGTCGACGGCGTTTTCTGCCATCTGGTGTCCACATGAATACTAACCATTTGGTGGTCAACACGCCCCTCAACAATTCCGAGGATTTCACCATGTAACTTCTTCGCCGCCTAGTAAGCCAATTCGCCAACCGATCTGTACAACTTGTGACCATAATGACCTATTTATAGTCTTAATCGTGTCCAAGGGGCGAAATCTTTGACTTGTTCTGCCTAGGTTCTCTATATCGCTTTGCGAATCAATGGGCATGCCTCCAAAGGCCGCAGACCGAAATCGTCCTCCAGTCCACGCCGTCAACAGCGAGTATCATCAGCATACTCAATTCAAGTAATGCATGTCCTGTAAGGAGAGCTTCAACAGCAATCCCTGTAGTCCTTGAGGAAATGGGCCATGTTTGTCGGATGGCTTAGTGGCTAGATGATTCTGAGGTACACAACTAAGGCTCGCTCAGATAGGGCCATGGCCCATCTGGGGACGACAGAATAGTTGCATGCATCCACAAGGTCTTTGCGTCACGACGGGCAAGCATCTCTGGGCTCTGTATCATGGTGCGTCCCGGTTCTTAACATTTGGTCCTTGCTGTTTACCTGATGAAAGAATCGTCAGGTACTGATACACCCACAGCGGAGAATTCCTCTACGGCGAGAAGATCACACTGGAACACAGAAACTTTAGAAGCAATGATTCTTTGAGGCGCTCGCGTCTAGAGTATTGTATAAGAAAACGCTCCAGGACAGGGGATGTGGATTGTGATGACCGGGTTGACTTTGTGGAAGCGTGGCGAGTCGCCCAGGTTAACAACCTCATGTTTGAGTCAGCTCATAAGCAAATGGCCATCGATCACGAAGAGTAACAATAAATTGTAGCTGAGCCTGCAGTCACTCAAAGGGCTTGATCTAGTCACATGAGATATGATGCCACCGGACTCTTCGGGAGGGTTTTCAGAGGCCACGTCCGCGATAAAATGTTCATTCAGAGCAAGCCTGAAAGGACACCAGCTCGCGCAGGGCAGATAGATCCTTTGGAAACGTTTTGTAATAGGCAATGTTGAAGGCCTTGTACGAAAAGCTCATATATTAGCGGTATTTCGGTATTATAACCGGCGGTCGGTGTTGCGCGACTCCAAATGCCGCCTCGATTGGTCTAGCGGCTGATGTTGGATGCTCATCACTTACTCCAACTTGATCAGATGACGCAGCCGTGTTGCATACCAAGCCTCAGCTTCCCCTCAATCAATAAAAACCTACCAGTTTCAAATCATAACAAAACAATCCCATAACCTAAAATGAAGCCGTCGCCGTTCACTTTTGACCCTCGTGCTGATACCCTACTCATTCTGCAAAACCCCAACGCGCATCTACAGGAGGAAAATGAGATCCAAGTGGACTCGGAGCCGGAGTATGAACGGCTTGGATCCGATGAGGCGGGGTTGATGGAAACAACAAAGGCCCGACGCGATTCACCGATGACTTTGGATAACGACCAGAGTTATCCGAGAGGTTCGTTAGAAGAGAGCGGGTCTATCCGTACTCAGGTCGAATTCCGGGTTTCATCGAGACATCTGAGTCTTGTCTCACCAGTTTTCCGGGCGATGCTGGAAAGCCGATTCAAAGAGTCTCGGCCAAATGATCAAGGGCTCTATGAGCTCCAAGCAAGCGAATGGGATGCCGAGGCACTCGTGATCTTGCTCGACATCATCCACGGCCACCATCGCGAGGTCCCGAAACGGATATCAGTGGAGACGCTCTCGCACATAGCAATTATTGTCGATTACTACGGCTGTCACGAGATCATGGAGCTGGTTTTCGCCGCTTGGGTGAGCTATCTTGGGCCGCCCGAAGAGTTCGTCAAGCAGGATCCGATGCGATGGCTGTTTATTTCTTGGGTCTTCAGGCAAGAATCATTGTTTACGACCGCAACCAAGATGCTGCTCTTATACGACAATGGCAAATACGTGGTTGACCTGCCAATTCCCCAGCCAATATTAGGTAATGACGCGCTTTACCACTTTTTTACCGGAAATACTGACCAGCTTGAAGATAAGATTGATGACAATCGTCAATTCGTTCTCAATACTCTCTTCGGCCATCTCTACAATCTCCAACAAGATCTCCTCGAAGGCAAAGCCGGCTGCTCAGAAACATGCGCCAGTATGCTTCTCGGCTCACtgatgaagcagatgcgAACAAGAGGGCTTACACCTGTTCGACCATCGA
This DNA window, taken from Fusarium fujikuroi IMI 58289 draft genome, chromosome FFUJ_chr11, encodes the following:
- a CDS encoding related to fructosyl amino acid oxidase; its protein translation is MDQTSRIVIIGAGLFGLTTAKQLALEGHQNITVLDRHMPPVPDGSSSDISRVIRFDYADTDYCSLAYEAYRKWSQDPKYNGIFYQTDYVIAGSRSTPEKSWTDKTIAQLDKRQLPYTRLADAADIKRRFPILTGELAQPNFEGYLNRSGGWADANKAIKQLRDECLELGISFIAGRAGTVVGFDSDAQGVIKAVKTLEGTPVRGDHFILAAGAWSSGIVPTYNSTLSTAQALGFLHLTDDEMVKYKNIPIYMNYATGWFNFPPHEDTKMLKFAVHGWGYTRAPSKGDNNSVESNISVPPPISRERKNFVPADAEERLRAGLREMLPELADHALARVALCWYTDTPTGDFIMDYHPDYKNLFVGGGGSGHAFKFLPVLGECMTSAWKKKLPSQLAEKWRFHTEYYHREDTFLGDGSRGGPERRELSAAEKAKLNGGEKSKL
- a CDS encoding PEP5-like protein, which encodes MASDPEVSVAPTGDAKKSALPADDQRPPSIEYVENPDLEPTPKVAISTMLAVFFMGLTYVPAIATGFIMPTQILQQIGMALGDTENIAWIPGSWSIGSAVAFSIAGGLSDVFGRRYVLLSGQAIVLVGGIICAVSQTTLHIVAGTTLVGFGAGTIMVAYPGISELLPNKYRGIGLAWTEFCITIPWGSLAGLIATHLYLKASWRWCYYITIIYAAICLRTRWQQVKELDYIGLLLFATGLTVFLIGVTFLGATHRSMTLVATTISIGACIFIAAFVYDFTVPKKPLFPIKIFRMYREFTVYLVVLFVSGMIWQGVVTLGNQGTLFMFTNDIIEIGVISVPASMSGIIGGWIMPSLVHKLKHIRYQFVFALLMQTAFTASYAAVIPNNKTGWTLLPMFGQSCFTWVTVLSYVSSGLLVPQEELGVSAGLMGTFRSAGGSLGNAMFSTILTSIVNRDLGNNIAGAAIGAGYSPKDLPTLIPAVIQNAVGVPFAMAKVPNVTEPVLQATAAAFKNTYAKAFRTVFYSTIPLGVLAIIAACFIRDPSHLLNNHVAVQQEKEVVGKKKDIEMEPKIID
- a CDS encoding related to triacylglycerol lipase; this translates as MADFRTNAQLVKGSPPWTRRIVYNVQIRAIQATLTTIDWLGSFSKTSANAPNIVKTYNVRDHLPVRVFIPSSYEAGSSKPLPTLFTIHGGGFCIGSSQDDDAWNRSFSDTHSVLVIALNYSKAPAAPFPTGLDDLVSLYHAALDDESLPIDKANGGRVAVCGFSAGGNLSLGLSQRLFQSDHCTCRPRAAISVYGALDLSRSPEAKISTRQYKTDASLGSPRTSARDLLLNMAPLFDWSYLPDGQDLRDPLVSPGPCADPDDLPPHVFIIASELDMLAKESLECATRLARARGGSGISDTDSEIGRCGRSEPGKPGELELEDKRFAWQETFPGGSVRWLLVPDVLHGFDSLPMRERAGEKETVKDAELKTEAYCNLLGDWLLNTVFGD